One window of the Emcibacter sp. genome contains the following:
- a CDS encoding ATP12 family chaperone protein — MKRFYKNVDLGEQDGGYVILLDGRAVKTPERRLVMAPNQDLADSLAQEWRDQGEDVLPRTMPMNKYLCTAIDRVATQRESLIEELVGYGGSDQICYRAEHPADLVSRQQEVWDPIVKWMGKEMGIFLKTTSGIIHVEQERAEMDKLRRLLAVLNEFEIAALHNMTTLTGSVSIGMALLHDRIDLDRAWAASQLDEEYQIEQWGQDKEAEERRANMREELGHAARFLSLVR; from the coding sequence ATGAAACGTTTCTACAAGAATGTGGATCTCGGCGAACAGGACGGCGGCTACGTGATCCTTCTGGACGGCCGCGCGGTCAAGACGCCGGAACGTCGGCTTGTTATGGCGCCCAACCAGGATCTTGCGGACAGTCTGGCGCAGGAATGGCGCGACCAGGGGGAGGACGTCTTGCCCCGGACCATGCCCATGAACAAATATCTCTGTACCGCCATCGACCGGGTGGCGACCCAGCGGGAGTCCCTGATTGAGGAACTGGTGGGCTATGGCGGTTCAGACCAGATCTGCTACCGGGCAGAACATCCCGCCGATCTTGTCAGTCGCCAGCAGGAAGTCTGGGACCCCATTGTCAAATGGATGGGCAAGGAAATGGGTATTTTTCTGAAAACCACCTCCGGCATCATCCATGTTGAGCAGGAGAGGGCAGAGATGGACAAGCTGAGACGTCTACTGGCCGTGCTCAATGAGTTTGAAATTGCCGCCCTGCATAACATGACCACCCTGACCGGCTCAGTCTCAATCGGCATGGCCCTGCTGCATGACCGGATCGACCTGGACAGGGCCTGGGCGGCCTCCCAGCTTGATGAAGAATATCAGATCGAGCAATGGGGGCAGGACAAAGAGGCTGAGGAACGGCGCGCCAATATGCGTGAGGAACTTGGCCACGCCGCCCGTTTCCTGTCGCTGGTGCGTTAG
- the nhaA gene encoding Na+/H+ antiporter NhaA: MTIHLTAADFVRRFFKLESSAGILLILAAMLAILADNSPLASLYDQLLDVPLAVSIGDLGIAKPLLLWINDGLMAVFFLLVGLEIKREILDGNLSSMSQLSLPAIAALGGMAVPALIYVWFNMDYAPGLSGWAIPAATDIAFALGLLSLLGNRVPLSLKIFLTALAIIDDLGAIVIIALFYTSNLSTLSLVLAASAIAILFILNRMRVTHIAAYMIVGAFLWIFVLKSGIHATLAGVVIAMAIPLRTKNEEGDSPLEILEHSLHPWVAYMILPVFAFANAGVPLLGLDPAVLLHPVSLGIAAGLFIGKQIGVFGLSWLAIITGFARLPDRTSWLKLYGVSLLTGIGFTMSLFIGSLAFETGPDLSTELRVGVIAGSLLSAVFGYIVLAISGEVKGEEVT, encoded by the coding sequence GTGACCATCCACCTCACCGCCGCCGATTTTGTACGCCGCTTTTTCAAGCTGGAGTCTTCCGCCGGTATTTTGCTGATCCTTGCCGCCATGCTGGCCATTCTGGCGGACAACAGTCCCCTGGCCAGCCTGTATGACCAGTTACTGGATGTACCTCTGGCCGTCAGCATCGGGGACCTTGGCATTGCAAAACCCCTGCTTCTGTGGATCAATGATGGCCTGATGGCTGTCTTTTTTCTTCTGGTTGGCCTTGAAATAAAACGTGAAATCCTGGACGGTAACCTGTCTAGCATGAGCCAGCTTTCCCTGCCCGCCATTGCTGCGCTGGGCGGGATGGCGGTCCCTGCCCTGATCTATGTCTGGTTCAATATGGACTATGCCCCCGGCCTGAGCGGCTGGGCGATCCCCGCGGCCACCGATATTGCCTTTGCCCTCGGCCTGCTCAGCCTGCTGGGTAACCGGGTGCCGCTGTCGCTGAAGATTTTCCTGACGGCGCTGGCCATCATTGATGACCTGGGCGCCATTGTCATTATTGCGCTCTTTTATACCTCCAACCTGTCGACCCTGTCACTGGTCCTGGCGGCCAGCGCCATCGCCATCCTGTTTATCCTGAACCGAATGCGGGTCACCCATATTGCCGCCTATATGATTGTCGGGGCGTTCCTGTGGATATTTGTGCTCAAATCCGGCATTCACGCCACCCTTGCCGGCGTGGTGATCGCCATGGCCATTCCGCTCAGAACCAAAAATGAGGAAGGCGACAGTCCGCTGGAAATTCTGGAGCATAGCCTGCACCCCTGGGTCGCCTATATGATCCTGCCGGTCTTCGCCTTTGCCAATGCCGGGGTGCCGCTGTTGGGCCTTGATCCGGCAGTCCTTCTGCATCCGGTCTCGCTCGGCATTGCCGCGGGCCTCTTTATCGGTAAACAGATTGGAGTGTTTGGCCTGTCGTGGCTCGCCATCATTACCGGTTTCGCCAGACTGCCGGACCGGACAAGCTGGCTCAAGCTGTATGGCGTCAGCCTGCTCACCGGCATCGGTTTCACCATGAGCCTGTTTATTGGTTCACTGGCCTTCGAGACCGGTCCGGACCTGAGTACGGAATTACGTGTCGGGGTAATCGCGGGATCGTTGCTCTCCGCTGTCTTTGGCTACATCGTGCTGGCCATCAGCGGAGAGGTGAAAGGGGAAGAAGTCACCTAA
- a CDS encoding acyl-CoA carboxylase subunit beta, producing the protein MQEILEELERRRSQARAGGGERRVEAQHAKGKLTARERIELLVDPDSFEEYDMFMEHRCVDFGMQEQKVSGDGVVIGSGTINGRLVYVFSQDFTVFGGSLSESHAEKMCKIMDMAMTNGAPVIGINDSGGARIQEGVAALAGYADVFQKNIMASGVVPQVSLIMGPCAGGAVYSPAMTDFIFMVKDSSYMFVTGPDVVKTVTNEVVTQEELGGAITHTSKSSVADLALENDLEAIKQTRRFYDFLPLNSREKPPVRPTFDDPERIEMSLDTLVPANANKPYDMHELIRKVADEGDFFEIQPAFAKNILTGFGRMDGQTVGFVANQPMVLAGCLDIDASRKAARFVRFCDCFNIPIITFVDVPGFLPGTKQEYGGIIKHGAKLLFAYGEATVPKITVITRKAYGGAYDVMASKHLRGDLNYAWPTAEIAVMGAKGAVEIIFRGEPEKIEEKTKEYTDKFANPFVAASRGYIDDVIMPHATRRRITRGLKLLKNKQLSNPYKKHDNIPL; encoded by the coding sequence ATGCAGGAAATCCTTGAAGAACTTGAACGCAGGCGGTCCCAGGCACGGGCCGGGGGCGGGGAACGCCGGGTCGAGGCACAGCATGCCAAGGGCAAACTTACCGCCCGGGAACGTATCGAGCTTCTTGTGGATCCTGACAGCTTTGAAGAATATGACATGTTCATGGAACATCGCTGCGTTGATTTCGGCATGCAGGAGCAGAAGGTTTCCGGTGACGGTGTGGTGATCGGTTCCGGCACCATCAATGGCCGCCTAGTCTATGTCTTCAGCCAAGACTTCACCGTTTTCGGCGGATCACTGTCAGAATCTCACGCGGAAAAAATGTGCAAGATCATGGATATGGCCATGACCAACGGTGCACCGGTGATCGGCATCAATGATTCCGGTGGCGCCCGCATCCAGGAAGGTGTGGCGGCGCTGGCCGGTTATGCGGATGTTTTCCAGAAGAATATTATGGCATCCGGTGTGGTGCCGCAGGTTTCCCTGATCATGGGCCCCTGTGCCGGCGGGGCGGTTTACAGCCCGGCCATGACCGACTTTATTTTCATGGTCAAGGACAGCTCCTATATGTTTGTGACCGGCCCCGATGTGGTGAAAACCGTGACCAACGAAGTGGTGACCCAGGAAGAGCTTGGCGGCGCTATCACCCATACCAGCAAATCAAGCGTGGCCGACCTGGCGCTGGAAAACGATCTGGAAGCGATCAAGCAGACAAGGCGTTTCTATGACTTCCTGCCGCTCAACAGCCGCGAAAAACCACCGGTACGACCCACCTTTGACGATCCGGAACGCATCGAGATGTCACTGGATACGCTGGTCCCGGCCAATGCCAACAAACCTTATGATATGCACGAACTGATCCGGAAGGTGGCTGACGAAGGGGATTTCTTCGAAATTCAGCCGGCTTTTGCCAAGAATATCCTGACCGGTTTCGGCCGCATGGACGGCCAGACGGTCGGTTTTGTCGCCAACCAGCCGATGGTTCTGGCCGGATGTCTGGATATTGATGCCTCGCGCAAGGCGGCCCGCTTTGTCCGTTTCTGCGATTGTTTCAATATTCCAATCATTACCTTTGTCGATGTGCCCGGCTTCCTGCCCGGCACCAAACAGGAATATGGCGGCATTATCAAACATGGCGCCAAGCTGCTGTTTGCTTACGGCGAAGCGACGGTGCCTAAAATCACTGTGATCACCCGCAAGGCCTACGGCGGCGCCTATGACGTTATGGCATCCAAGCATCTGCGCGGTGACCTGAACTATGCCTGGCCGACGGCCGAGATTGCCGTGATGGGCGCCAAAGGCGCGGTGGAGATTATTTTCCGTGGTGAACCGGAAAAAATCGAGGAAAAAACCAAGGAATATACCGACAAGTTCGCCAATCCCTTTGTGGCGGCCAGCCGGGGCTATATCGATGATGTAATCATGCCCCATGCCACCCGGCGGCGTATTACCCGCGGGCTGAAGCTGTTGAAGAACAAGCAGCTCAGCAATCCATATAAAAAACACGACAATATTCCGCTGTAG
- a CDS encoding acetyl/propionyl/methylcrotonyl-CoA carboxylase subunit alpha: protein MFSKILIANRGEIACRVIKTARRMGIKTVAVYSDADADALHVLMADEKVHIGAAPAAESYLIADKIVEAAKKTGAEAIHPGYGFLSENATFCNRLKEEGIAFIGPGVKAIGAMGDKIESKKLAAEAGVSTVPGYMGVIKDADEAVKIAGEIGYPVMIKASAGGGGKGMRVAYNDEEARDGFLSATNEARSSFADDRVFVEKFIEEPRHIEIQVLGDSHGNVIYLGERECSIQRRHQKVIEEAPSPFIDAETRKAMGEQAVALSHVVDYQSAGTVEFIVDKERNFYFLEMNTRLQVEHPVTEMITGIDLVEQMIRVAYGEKLTITQDDVKLNGWAMESRIYAEDPLRGFLPSIGRVSYYVPPEESDFVRVDTGIYEGSEISMYYDPMIAKLVTYGANRDEAIQHMRKALDDYYIRGVGHNIAFLSDVMNAKRFQEGSLTTNYIAEEYPDGFTGGTLTDETRLNMVAVAMVVHAMEFNRARNISGRILESSPAFDAQWIVSVGQQDHVTGFFATEDGCMVSVDKENMVVITKWVPGKKVFAADVNGRDISVEVDYLDDGYLLTHDGASEKVTIYTERQAELAALMPEKLPPDTSRLLLCPMPGLVVSVNVEKGDEVKAGQILAVVEAMKMENNLRAERDGVVLNVPAKAGDSLAVDDVIIEFE from the coding sequence ATGTTTTCAAAAATACTGATTGCCAACCGTGGTGAAATTGCCTGCCGCGTCATTAAAACCGCCCGCAGGATGGGCATCAAAACGGTGGCAGTATATTCAGATGCGGATGCAGATGCCCTGCACGTGCTGATGGCGGATGAAAAAGTCCATATCGGGGCGGCACCGGCAGCGGAAAGTTACCTGATTGCTGACAAAATTGTTGAGGCCGCCAAGAAAACCGGGGCTGAAGCAATTCATCCGGGATATGGTTTCCTGTCCGAAAATGCCACCTTCTGCAACCGGCTGAAGGAAGAAGGCATTGCCTTCATCGGCCCGGGTGTGAAGGCTATTGGCGCCATGGGGGACAAGATTGAATCCAAGAAACTGGCCGCCGAGGCCGGTGTCAGCACGGTGCCCGGTTATATGGGTGTGATCAAGGATGCGGATGAGGCGGTGAAAATTGCCGGCGAGATCGGTTATCCGGTAATGATCAAGGCCTCGGCCGGCGGTGGCGGCAAGGGCATGCGGGTGGCATATAATGACGAGGAAGCCCGCGACGGGTTTCTGTCCGCTACCAATGAAGCCAGGTCAAGTTTTGCCGATGACCGGGTCTTTGTGGAAAAATTCATTGAGGAACCGCGCCATATCGAGATCCAGGTGCTGGGAGATTCCCACGGCAACGTGATTTACCTGGGTGAACGGGAATGTTCCATCCAGCGCCGTCACCAGAAGGTGATCGAGGAAGCGCCAAGCCCGTTCATTGATGCGGAAACCCGCAAGGCCATGGGCGAACAGGCGGTTGCCCTGTCCCATGTGGTGGACTATCAGTCCGCCGGTACTGTCGAATTTATTGTCGACAAGGAACGCAATTTCTATTTCCTGGAAATGAACACCCGCTTGCAGGTGGAGCATCCGGTTACCGAGATGATCACCGGCATTGACCTGGTGGAACAGATGATCCGGGTCGCCTACGGGGAAAAACTGACCATCACCCAAGACGATGTGAAACTCAACGGCTGGGCTATGGAGAGCCGAATTTATGCGGAAGATCCGCTCCGCGGTTTCCTGCCTTCCATCGGCCGGGTCAGCTATTACGTGCCGCCGGAGGAAAGTGATTTTGTCCGCGTGGATACCGGCATCTACGAAGGCTCGGAAATCAGCATGTATTACGATCCGATGATCGCCAAGCTTGTCACTTACGGGGCCAACCGGGATGAAGCCATTCAGCATATGCGCAAGGCGCTGGACGACTATTACATCCGCGGGGTGGGCCATAATATCGCTTTCCTCAGCGATGTGATGAATGCCAAACGTTTTCAGGAAGGCAGCCTGACCACCAACTATATTGCCGAGGAATATCCCGACGGTTTCACAGGCGGTACCCTGACTGATGAAACCCGGCTCAATATGGTGGCGGTGGCCATGGTCGTTCATGCCATGGAATTTAACCGGGCCCGGAATATTTCCGGCCGTATTCTGGAGAGTTCTCCCGCCTTCGATGCCCAATGGATTGTGTCGGTGGGTCAGCAGGATCACGTCACAGGCTTCTTTGCCACGGAAGACGGCTGCATGGTCAGTGTTGACAAGGAAAATATGGTCGTGATCACCAAATGGGTGCCCGGTAAAAAAGTCTTTGCTGCCGATGTGAACGGTCGCGACATTAGTGTTGAGGTGGATTATCTGGATGACGGATATCTGCTGACCCATGACGGCGCCAGCGAAAAGGTCACCATCTATACGGAACGGCAGGCGGAGCTTGCGGCCCTGATGCCGGAAAAACTGCCGCCTGATACCTCCAGGCTGCTGCTGTGTCCGATGCCGGGTCTTGTGGTCTCCGTCAATGTGGAAAAAGGGGACGAGGTCAAGGCCGGCCAGATCCTCGCTGTGGTCGAAGCCATGAAAATGGAAAACAACCTGCGGGCCGAGCGCGACGGCGTGGTCCTGAACGTGCCTGCCAAGGCCGGTGACAGCCTGGCGGTGGACGATGTGATCATCGAATTCGAGTAA